Proteins from a single region of Gossypium arboreum isolate Shixiya-1 chromosome 1, ASM2569848v2, whole genome shotgun sequence:
- the LOC108459021 gene encoding uncharacterized protein LOC108459021: MPSYVKFMKDILSNKKRLGEFKTVALTKGCSAFLQNKLPSKMKDPRCFTVPCNIGESYCGKPLCDLRASINLIAMFVFKILGIGDVRPITVTFQLADRSLTYSKGKIKDVLVCVDKLSFMNDFIILDFDADKEVLIILGRPFLAIWRTLIDVEKGELTIRVQDDQVTINFLKAMKFPDSQEEYSTIEELDPKSLQNGNAVLEKTYWKTA, from the coding sequence ATGCCTAGCTATGTCAAGTTCATGAAGGATATTCTATCCAATAAGAAGAGGCTTGGTGAATTCAAAACTGTAGCATTAACAAAAGGGTGCAGTGCATTCCTACAAAACAAGCTACCTTCGAAAATGAAGGACCCTAGGTGCTTTACTGTACCTTGTAATATTGGAGAATCTTACTGTGGTAAACCTCTATGTGATCTAAGAGCAAGCATTAACTTGATTGCAATGTTTGTTTTTAAGATATTGGGTATAGGTGATGTTCGACCAATAACTGTGACATTCCAACTGGCAGATCGATCTCTAACATACTCGAAAGGAAAGATCAAGGATGTTCTGGTATGTGTAGATAAGTTAAGTTTTATGAatgattttatcattttagattttgatGCAGATAAGGAAGTACTGATCATCCTTGGAAGACCTTTTTTAGCAATATGGAGAACATTAATCGATGTGGAAAAAGGTGAACTCACCATACGAGTTCAAGATGACCAGGTAACCATTAATTTTCTTAAAGCCATGAAATTCCCTGATTCACAGGAAGAATACTCAACAATAGAGGAATTGGATCCTAAGTCTCTACAGAATGGGAATGCAGTTTTGGAGAAGACCTATTGGAAAACAGCTTAA